The Tamandua tetradactyla isolate mTamTet1 chromosome 23, mTamTet1.pri, whole genome shotgun sequence genomic interval CATAGAATCCTCTAATGCGCAAATATAAAAGACTCTAAAAGCTTTTAGGATTCAGGAAACATTCTAAAGCAAGTTGCACTGAAAGACTTACGCCTGCAGGATACTGAAACAGGAAATTTTGGGTTAGTCATCTTCTTTTAGTTCGataattaaaactgaaaattcataaaatacaaaTGTCTTACTCATGTGTCATACTGTTGTTTAAAAACGGATTTTCTGAAGACCTGAAGGTGAGCAGTTCCCACTAatgaattcatttaatttaatgaaCCAACATAAGTGATGttcaattttgtgtttttaaaaagaacttgTAAATGCTTCTGAATGACAAATAATTCACCATGCAATTGTATAAAATTTTGGCTGACTTTAAACATCAAAAGTTAATAATCAATAGGCAAGAcgagagaatatcaataaattaTGTCTACTTAGGAATGCCTAATATTAGCTAACACTGATAGTATCATCAAAAGGGTAAAGATAATCACAGGCACCTTTTAGGTTGGTAGAATAAATTAGGATAAAGaagccaataagtacatgaaaactgttttacacacacacacacaaagcaaagaatttCACCAACGTATGGAAACTGTGCCTAAGTGGAAACTGTGCCAGGCGGCTGGGTGGAGGGGCTCCTTGGAATGGCTGCACAGAAGGTTCTGGAGGCAGAAGCTGCCCATAAGGCCGTACTCACAAGGAAAGTAACCGTCCAGTTCAGTAAGTTTACAGAAGGAGTGCTGCAAACTGTGCACAAATGTAACTTCTGCTGCTTTCAGATGCTATGCTTCCAGAAGCCATCCATGGTGAGAAGACATTTACAGGCATGGCCATTGGGTGGCCTACTGACCCTCACCCCACCCTGGGGGATCTTGAGGGAGCTCCCTTGGCTGAAGAGACCAGACCTGAGGCCTGAAGTTAATGCAACAAGACTGTTTAATGGACAGGGGCGCCGTGGTATAGGCAAATACTGTGGGCTCGGAGGCAGGGGCCGGTGAGGGCCACGGGGGTCTGTGGTGACACTCCTCACAGTGCCTCCCCTTCTGGGGACCCCACACCCCCTCCAAGCCTCTCAAGTCCTGTGAGGAGAGCAGGGTAGGAGGATGGACCCATTGTACAGTTCGGCAAACTGAGTTCCGGACAGGTCCACTGGCTGCCCCTCCACCCTGCGCTAGGAGGAGGCTGGGGCCACCAGGGCCCCCAAAGGAAGGGTGAGGAGGGCAGTGCGGGCTGGAGTCAGGGCGGTGGGGTGCCCGCTGGGCCTGTGTAACCCAGGCCTGCAGGTGCCACATGCCCACCTTCGGCTCTGCTTATCCCCTGCCCTCCATGGTGCCCCAGGGCCAGCTGGAGCGTCACAAGGCAGGAGGGGCCGGTGCCCACTGTCCTTGCTCATGGGACCTGCCATGTGCCAATACGAGGATCCTGGGCCAGGAGGGGCTGGTGGCCTCGGACCCAGAGTCAAAAGGAGTCATGGGGCCAACCAAACACCAAAAAGGGGCAGGAGGGAAAGCAGGCCTCTGCGCAGGAAGATGCCACAGGGCAGGTGTTGTTGGGCAAGGCCCAGGGGAGTGTGGGGTGGGCGCTCAGTGGGGTACAGGCCACCAAGTGGTCAGGGCCGACTGGGGTGACGCATGCTGGGAGCTGGGATGGGAAGAGGCCACAGGTAGAGCGGAGAAGGCCTGGGGGAGTCCAGGGGGCTCAGGTGTCTCCCAGTCCAGGTGGCCGGGTAGGTCTGCAGCGGCCCTCCCTGGGCTGCCTGGAGCCCACAGCTTCAGGCACGAACCTCGGCCACCACAGAAACTTCAGGATCTGCAAAACCTGCAAAAACGCCAGGACAGGCATACTCTGCCCTTGGGCCCTGCTGCCCCTGACCGCTACCACGTGGGCCCAGGGCCCTCCCCTTTCCACGGGGCAGCGCCCGCAACCCTAGGGGAGCCTCACGGGCCAAGGAGGGGTGTTACTGCCTGAGAGGCTGTCATAGGCAGCCCGGAGCTGCTCCACGGGCCACTGCAAGGACAAGACACAAGATCAGAGGCCCGGGGCAGGGTCTCTGGTGGCGTGGTCGCAGGCCCTGGAGTCATGCCTGCTCCCCCACCCTGACGGCCCAGCAGCCGCGCAGTCACCCTCCGCGAGGCGCTGTCACGGGCCCGGGTTCTGGGTGTTGGGGTCCTGGAAGCCCCATGCCTCCACCGCTGCGATGAGGAAGTTCTCGGAGCAGAGGGGCTGGTTGTTGAAGGTGTCGCAGTGTCCCGTGCGGCCACGGTTCAGGTCCCCATCAATGTAGAGTGCCTGGCCGCCCCCTCCACCTGCAGGTCAGGGCAGGTGGAGGTCAGGGCAGCCCTGCCCCTACCAGCCCGAGTCGGTCCGCACTGCCGCCAGCCCCACCCCgggctgccccctgccccccccgcAGGCCGTGGCCCCGCCTGGGCATGCCCCCGCATTCCCCTCCGCCCCACGGCCCGTCCTCAGCCTGCTCCAGCCCCGACAACCACGGTGAGAGCCCTCGAGGGCCCGGGCAGAGGGCTCCAGGCGCCCACGACCCTGTATGGGGCGCACCGATGACGAGGCAGTCGCTGCCGCCGGCCATGAACATGGACTCTGTCTTGGACGGCAGGTTGAAGTGCCGAGCGGCCAGGAACGGCGAGAGGCGGTCGGTGGGGTCCAAGGGGACGGCATGGCCCAGCTGGGAGGGAGCGGCCGTGGCCTCCGGGGGTGCCACGGGCGTCGCCTTGGTCAGCTCAGGGTGTTTAATGACCACCCACTCGTAGCGCTGGACCTCAGGCTGCAGCTGAGGCCAAGGGGCAGGCATGAGGGGTGGCACCCAGGCCCCGGCTCCACTGCCTCCAAAGCCTTGGCCATTATCTTCCACCCAGAGCCCTGGGTGCAAGGGGCAgtgccagggtggggtgggggtactgCCCAAGGCAGAGCAGGCCGTGGGTGCTCTCTGGGGCACATGGTTCTAACGACCAAAACCCAGCAGCAGACCACCCTGCAGGGACAGCCCCTGTGACGGAAATGAGGTCAGGTGCGGAGGGGGGCACATGGGAAACAGGGCCTGGGGGCTCCTGGGGGCCCTGGGGAAGTTCTGAGCTCTGCCCAGCAGGCCGAGGCCACTCACCCTGAACACAAAGCACTCTCCGGTCCCAAAGAAGCCCAGTTTGCCTCCAAACTTATTTCTTTCACTCCAGTCTGTTGACAGGTAAGCGCCACACACCTGGGAGAGAAGCCCAGGTGAGACTGAGTCCTGCCCACCTGCAGGGGTGTCgatggtgcccctcccccactgctaGAGggggaggatggggtgggggagaacacggtttggtggggagggggtgtgagTGACATGGTCAACTCGCCGCAAGGAGCCCCCTGGGCCCCTTTCCCAGGGGGGgcctggggctggtggggtgggagggcgGGAGTGGGCTGCCTGGGCCATTTTCATCTTCATCTCCCTCTTCCTCAGAATGTGTGAACGAGGCCCAGCCCTCACTGTCTGGCCTCTGCTCTAGAACATTCCCCCGATCCCTGCCAACCAGGGGAGCCTTAATTCCCCACTGCAGCCCTTTGAGTTGCTGCAGCATTTGCCCCAAGCACCTGGCGACTGGGGCTGTGGGTTGTCCTGGCTGCCCAGGCGCTCCTGGGGACTGGACGCAGGGACATGCCAAACAGACCCTTTGTAACATGAGATGCCTCGGGTGAGGCCATGAGCTCTGGCCGAGAATTGCGGGGTACTTTGATGAGACAGCCAAGAGCGGGCCCCGAGAGCGGCTTGTGGGTGGCGTGGCAGCAGGCGAAGGCAGCTGCCCATCCAGTGGCCGGGTCACCAGTCCTTTCCGTGGCCTTGGCAGGGGCCTGGGCCCCAGGGAAACGGAAGGGGAGGCTGGGCATCTCCTCTCTGCTGGAGGGCACACTTGCCCTCCCTCAGGTGCCGGGCAGGCCGATGCTGAGAGCCAGCAGTCTAGAACAGGGGACGTGTGCAGAGGTCAGGCCCTCCTTACCTCCTTTTGAGTGGTCTTAATGAGAAGGAGGGTGGGCTCGTGCCCTTCACACTGGAAGTAAAACCTGTGGACAGAGGGTGCATGTACCAGATTCCTCCTGGGGCTGTCTCTCACTAGCCCCGCTGACTCGAGCCCACTGTGCCTGAGAAGCCAAGACTGCCTGGCCTGGGGACAGAGACTTTTCTCTCCCAGCCTGGTCCCTCTCAGCTGAAACATAGCTGAGTCTCCAGTGTGTAGGGGTGTCTGCCAGGGGCGGCACCCCACAGCCTTAGGAGGGCAGCAGGCAGAGCAGGGACAGGACCTGTGTCGGAAGGCACCTCTCAGGCCCCATACGTGTCACCAGAAGCCGGAGTGTGGGGAGCTGGGGAGCCCTGGACACGTGTGGTGCTGAGGGTGCTGGCTGTGGCCCAGGAGCCCAGGGCCTGGTGGGCCCTCCAGGGGCTTCCTACGCTGCACAGAGGCAGGAGGCAGGGTAAGCCAGCTCAGCTACGATGCCACCCCTGCGTGGGGCAGCAGGTACTGCCCGTGGTGCCAGTGCTGCCTGCCTTACCTCTGCTGGGTGCCCATGATGTGAGCCCAAGCCTCCGGTCACTAGCCATCTGAGGCTCAAAGGGGGCCGAAACTGCAGAGCAGCCAGAGCAGGTGGTGGCCTGGGGAGGCCCTGCCACACCTGCACAACTAAGGCTGCAGGTCAGCCGAGTAATCAGGCCTCCTCCCCCAATTCTGTCAACTTCCCCAGGGCGACATTCTGAGGCAAGCACCCCTGGGGTATATAGCCAGGGCCTTAGAGGgacagaagcccagagaagggGTTCCTAGTACTCGGGCCCCACAGGAAGAGGCCAAAGGCCCATCTCAGCTGTCCCGCAGCTCGCCTTCCCCCTGGTGACCCTGCCTGGCCTCCCGCGTCTCCAGGCCACTACCTGGTCAGGCTGTAGCCGTGCTGCAGTGAGGAGAAGAGCAGCAGGGGCTGGCAGAGGGCGAAGCGCTCGGGGACCCACGACCAGATGTCTCTCATTTCTTTCACGCTGACAATCTCCGAGTGGAAGTTCTCTGCGTGGACGGCCAGGTGCACAAACTGCCTGGGATAGCAGGAGGTGTTCAGGGTGCAGCCCCCCAGCTCCATGCTACCCCCTCCTTTGGGAGCTGAGCCTGCAGGGTCTTCTTAAGGGGGGAGCTTCTCGCAGGCATACTCAGGGTAAGAGCCTGGTGCTCAAGTGCCTGCTGAGATGTCACAGGGACAGTACTGGTCCCCGGCGCCACGTCTCCCGCCCTGGGCcacagagagaggagagggcaCCCAGCCTGGGTGCGGACAATTGCACCTTTTCTCTAAGAAACTGGGACAGGGAATTGGGCAGCTCTGGAAAGACATGGTTTCAGGGTCAGCCAAGCCCCGAAGCCCAGCACAACCGAGGCAGCcaagcagacagacagacagacagcacATGGACCCCGGTCGGGCTCGGGTGGCCCTACAGAGAGAGGCCAGGCCCCAGGAGCCAGCGAGCAGCTGCGGCCCCGGAGCCGCCAGGCAGGAGGGGCAAGAAGCCAGGCATGGCGCACGGGTTTCCAACCTACCTTCTGTAAAGTGAAACACTGAGAAACAGGAGGAAGGAACAGACACAGATAAGAGGAAGAAAAACCAGTCAGATGGGGAGAAAGTGGCGGTGAGTACCCCCTCCCCATGCACCTGCCTCCAGCCCTGGACAAAGGACTCCACGCCAACGGGCCACTCACACAGTGTGGAGAGGCAGCGGCCGTCTTGGGACACCGGGTTTGCCCTGACCCTGCTCCCAGGGGTTGTATCTCAGGGTGGGGAGGCCGCATCCAGTAAACCCAAGACAGCCCGGCAGGGGGTGCAGAGCTGGGGGGTAGGGCAGGCTGGCTGCTCTGACATGACCCCTCTGTTGTGGCTGCAGGGGAGGAGGGACTGGCCTACTGCCGCCTTCTGACTCCAAGCCCAGCGTCCAGCTCCCGCCTCAGCTGGACAGGGCCCTGCGCCTCTCGCCTCCCTGCAGCCATAGCCAGAAGAGGCCCTTCCTCTTTCCCTCGCACGGGTGGGCAGATGGGCAGAAGGACAGATGGACGGAAGGGGAGGCGGAGCACGGGGCTGGCAGGCCCGCAGCCTACCTCTTCTGCTTGACCGTAATGCCCCGGTGTTTCAGCGCCTTCTCGTTGGCCAGCTGCAGGAGCTGGATCTCCTTCCGCGAGAACAGCCGGATGGCAAAGGCCTTCTCCAGCAGCTTCTCGGGAGACACCGTCTTGGCAATGTCCTTGACAAACAGCCGGATGTCCTGCTTCACATTGTCTGACTCGAGGGGCTGCCCGGCTCTCACCTTGTGGAAGAACTTGAGGATTGCCAGCGCCACCCGGTACAGCACCTTGTACCCCTCAACCAGGAAGACGTCAAAGACGCGGGCAAAGTAGCTGAGGGGCAGCTCCCCGAAGAGCCAGCGCTGCCAGTCGGAGTAGACCTGCAGGACATCCTCGGACACAGCCACCATCAGCTTGTGGGCTGCCTGGCAGTACTTGTTCACCAGGTCCCCGAAGGTCATACAGGACGACTCGAAGGCCAGGAAGCTCTGGTCGATGAGCCTTTTGCTGGGGTCGTTGCAGGCCAGGATGCGGCAGGTCTTCTCGAAGCACTCGGCCTCGTCCAGGCTGTAGTGCAGGAGCAGGGCCACGACGGCAGGCAGGGCGGGACAGAAGGAGATGTCGGGGAACTGGTGGGCCACGCACAGCAGGATCTTGCGCACGGCCCCCTCGCCCCGTGGGTTCAGGCAGTAGCTGGGCACCTGGCTGCTGTCCACGAACTCGGGCAGGGGCAGGCTGCTGCCGCTGTGCTTGCCCACGATCTTGCCCACGATGTCGCTGTACACGCTGGCGTCGGGCGTGACTGCGCGGCACGGGATGTCGCGGATCAGCCGCTGGTACACCTGGCCCCGCAGGGCATGGCTGTGCGCCCAGTAGCCCTGCCGAGCCAGCTGCTTCAGCTCCGGCAGCTCCGTGCAGCTCAGCTCCCGGGGCCCCGCGTCGCGAATGGCTCTGTCCATCTTGGCTCTGTCCACGAAGCAGTTGTAGCCAGGGGAGTCCATGGCCAGGGTCGTGCCGTCCCCAGGAGGGCAGCGGAGAGCAGCTAGATCCTCCGGCCGCCTGGCGCAGGGCTTTCTGCTGGCCCCGGTGCCATCCCACGCCCTGTGGGGTTAAAACAAAGCAACATTTTAAGATCCTTGTACTTGAAGTTTCCTGCTTTAAAGAcacttcttaaaaatttttttaaaaacacagcaaacaaacatgaacattctcaccatatgatcattccattcttggtatagactcaataactcacaatgtcatcaccaAAAAAAGCTgtatattcatccccatgatcatttcttagaacatctgcatcaatttagaaaaagaaagaaaaagaaaaagctcatacataccatcccccttacccctccctctcattggctgcTAGTAtctccatctatccaatatattttagcctttgcttcccctattttttcctataccccttacccctccctttcattgatcactagcatttcaatctattaaatttattttaacctttcttctccctattatttatttatttttaatccatattttttactcatccatacAATacattaaaggagcatcagacacaaggttttcataatcacacagtcacactgtgaaagctatatcattgttcaatcatcctcaagagacatggctactggaacacagctctacatcttcaggcagttccctccagcctctccactacatcttgaacaaggtgatatctacttaatgcgtaagaataacctccaggataacctctccactctgtttggaatctctcagccattgacacttgatctcatttctctttttttgagggTTTTTGAAGACCACTTTTTCTGAgggtttctgtgtgtgtgtgctaatCCCTCTACAAAACACTaaatgggtgcacaggtggttcagtggttagatggctagaatgcccgccttccatgcgggagacctgggttc includes:
- the TBC1D24 gene encoding TBC1 domain family member 24 isoform X2; this translates as MDSPGYNCFVDRAKMDRAIRDAGPRELSCTELPELKQLARQGYWAHSHALRGQVYQRLIRDIPCRAVTPDASVYSDIVGKIVGKHSGSSLPLPEFVDSSQVPSYCLNPRGEGAVRKILLCVAHQFPDISFCPALPAVVALLLHYSLDEAECFEKTCRILACNDPSKRLIDQSFLAFESSCMTFGDLVNKYCQAAHKLMVAVSEDVLQVYSDWQRWLFGELPLSYFARVFDVFLVEGYKVLYRVALAILKFFHKVRAGQPLESDNVKQDIRLFVKDIAKTVSPEKLLEKAFAIRLFSRKEIQLLQLANEKALKHRGITVKQKSVSLYRRQFVHLAVHAENFHSEIVSVKEMRDIWSWVPERFALCQPLLLFSSLQHGYSLTRFYFQCEGHEPTLLLIKTTQKEVCGAYLSTDWSERNKFGGKLGFFGTGECFVFRPEVQRYEWVVIKHPELTKATPVAPPEATAAPSQLGHAVPLDPTDRLSPFLAARHFNLPSKTESMFMAGGSDCLVIGGGGGQALYIDGDLNRGRTGHCDTFNNQPLCSENFLIAAVEAWGFQDPNTQNPGP
- the TBC1D24 gene encoding TBC1 domain family member 24 isoform X1, with the translated sequence MDSPGYNCFVDRAKMDRAIRDAGPRELSCTELPELKQLARQGYWAHSHALRGQVYQRLIRDIPCRAVTPDASVYSDIVGKIVGKHSGSSLPLPEFVDSSQVPSYCLNPRGEGAVRKILLCVAHQFPDISFCPALPAVVALLLHYSLDEAECFEKTCRILACNDPSKRLIDQSFLAFESSCMTFGDLVNKYCQAAHKLMVAVSEDVLQVYSDWQRWLFGELPLSYFARVFDVFLVEGYKVLYRVALAILKFFHKVRAGQPLESDNVKQDIRLFVKDIAKTVSPEKLLEKAFAIRLFSRKEIQLLQLANEKALKHRGITVKQKSVSLYRRQFVHLAVHAENFHSEIVSVKEMRDIWSWVPERFALCQPLLLFSSLQHGYSLTRFYFQCEGHEPTLLLIKTTQKEVCGAYLSTDWSERNKFGGKLGFFGTGECFVFRLQPEVQRYEWVVIKHPELTKATPVAPPEATAAPSQLGHAVPLDPTDRLSPFLAARHFNLPSKTESMFMAGGSDCLVIGGGGGQALYIDGDLNRGRTGHCDTFNNQPLCSENFLIAAVEAWGFQDPNTQNPGP
- the TBC1D24 gene encoding TBC1 domain family member 24 isoform X3, giving the protein MDSPGYNCFVDRAKMDRAIRDAGPRELSCTELPELKQLARQGYWAHSHALRGQVYQRLIRDIPCRAVTPDASVYSDIVGKIVGKHSGSSLPLPEFVDSSQVPSYCLNPRGEGAVRKILLCVAHQFPDISFCPALPAVVALLLHYSLDEAECFEKTCRILACNDPSKRLIDQSFLAFESSCMTFGDLVNKYCQAAHKLMVAVSEDVLQVYSDWQRWLFGELPLSYFARVFDVFLVEGYKVLYRVALAILKFFHKVRAGQPLESDNVKQDIRLFVKDIAKTVSPEKLLEKAFAIRLFSRKEIQLLQLANEKALKHRGITVKQKRQFVHLAVHAENFHSEIVSVKEMRDIWSWVPERFALCQPLLLFSSLQHGYSLTRFYFQCEGHEPTLLLIKTTQKEVCGAYLSTDWSERNKFGGKLGFFGTGECFVFRLQPEVQRYEWVVIKHPELTKATPVAPPEATAAPSQLGHAVPLDPTDRLSPFLAARHFNLPSKTESMFMAGGSDCLVIGGGGGQALYIDGDLNRGRTGHCDTFNNQPLCSENFLIAAVEAWGFQDPNTQNPGP
- the TBC1D24 gene encoding TBC1 domain family member 24 isoform X4, whose translation is MDSPGYNCFVDRAKMDRAIRDAGPRELSCTELPELKQLARQGYWAHSHALRGQVYQRLIRDIPCRAVTPDASVYSDIVGKIVGKHSGSSLPLPEFVDSSQVPSYCLNPRGEGAVRKILLCVAHQFPDISFCPALPAVVALLLHYSLDEAECFEKTCRILACNDPSKRLIDQSFLAFESSCMTFGDLVNKYCQAAHKLMVAVSEDVLQVYSDWQRWLFGELPLSYFARVFDVFLVEGYKVLYRVALAILKFFHKVRAGQPLESDNVKQDIRLFVKDIAKTVSPEKLLEKAFAIRLFSRKEIQLLQLANEKALKHRGITVKQKSVSLYRRQFVHLAVHAENFHSEIVSVKEMRDIWSWVPERFALCQPLLLFSSLQHGYSLTRFYFQCEGHEPTLLLIKTTQKEVCGAYLSTDWSERNKFGGKLGFFGTGECFVFRLGHAVPLDPTDRLSPFLAARHFNLPSKTESMFMAGGSDCLVIGGGGGQALYIDGDLNRGRTGHCDTFNNQPLCSENFLIAAVEAWGFQDPNTQNPGP